The genomic interval GCGTTTAGCAAGTATGGGCAATTGGAACAGTACCGGAATAATATCAATGATCAGCTTTTAATTGAAGGTGCTATAGGTACCCATAATGGAAACTTCAGGTATAAACTGGACAATGAAAATGATATTTCATGGGCCCTTAGCCAAAGAATCCAAGGCACCGCCTCATTGATATTAAAAAAAGCAATCATCAACCTGCGAAGCAATCACCCCTCAATAGAATTTCTTTTGCCAATGCATGATGCTGCACTGTTCGAAGTACCGGAAGAAGAGTATGTCCAATCTATTTCGGTAATAAAAGAAGTTTTCATCAATGAGTTCAAACTGGAGTGCCCCAAAATCATTGCTGCTGCTAACATCAAGGATTTTGCAGAATGAAACACCAAAAATATTTAATATAGATTTTTCACGGTGGCACCATTGTATAAATGTAAGCAGATAAATGAACAGATTGCATTGACTACATCTATCTACAAAGATTTCAATATTAATTCCGACATTAAGGCAATTTTAATTTTGGATAATGACCATTGAAGAAATAAATAATGCTAGCGAAGAGGTTTATCAAGATGAGCAATGGAAACCCCTGATTGACTTTTTCTGGGATCGATACAATAAGCGGTACTTCGATCAAATCGAAGTTCTCCAGAAACATGAGGATTTCGAAATACGGAACAACTGTGGTTTTTTGATTGCCACCATCGATTGCATTCTTATTGAAACCTTAGTGTATATTATGATGAATGTGGTCACTCCATTTCGGGGCAAACTGTACACCCCCTTGGCTGCCATGTGTGGTAGCGAATGCTATTACAGCCAGGCCAAATATAATTAATTTCCCACAGGTGCGTTCTGTACCTGCTCCAATTCCAAGCCTTCTGTACTTTCACCATTTTGCGGTCATCAGCCCGCTATAGCGACAGATCATTGATCCCAAACACCAAATCGGGGTATCCAAAGCAATTTTTCAGAGGTTAGAGAAACCTGTTCCCTCGATTGATAAATATTCTTCCGTATAGGCCAAAATAAACAACCACAGACGGCGTTCGCCCCCTGTCCTGACATAATCCCTTATTCAGTAATTTCCGGTATTTAAAAGCGCTGAAAATCAGCCAAGTGACCACTTTGTAGCGTATTTAGTGTACACTTTGAAGCGTATTGGATGTTCAGTTTAATTGTACATTAACTGACCAGTTTTGACGAAACATACACTATACAAAACAAACTACTTCAATTGTATTCATCTGATAGAATAATATTAGATCCTATTATTTGACCAATTAATAATTCCCAGAATGTTGCTTCTTTGATATTCCTTTGATGTTTTTTAATAAATCAATCGCTAAAGTTATAAAACTTATATGTTTGCGATTAATAATAATTTAACAATGATTTAAATATTACCTAATTTTACAAGATCATCTCCAAAGATTTATTGTTATTGTGTTTACAAAAAATAATTCCATTGTAATGATTTTGTATAGTAAACTTTCTGATGATGAATTGGCTGTCTTGCTCCGTGATGGTGATAAAACCGCATTCAGCGAAATCTACCATAGATACAAAGGAATCCTTCACGTTCATGCTTATAAAAAGCTAGGTGACTTCGAAGAAGCTAAAGATGTTATACAGGATTTATTTTCCACTTTATGGTTAAAGCATAAGGATATGCCGCTAACTACAAATATCTCTGGTTATCTATATATAACGATCAGGAATAAGATATTTAATATAATTGCTCATAAAAAGGTAATATCAAAATATACGGATTCTATCACTAGCTTCATTGATGATAATAATTTCACTACTGATTTGATCATGCGTGAAAAGGATCTGGCTAGCATCATAGAGAAGGAAATCAATGCATTGCCACCAAAAATGAGAGAAGTCTTTATTTTGAGCCGCAGAAAAAATATGAGCCATAAAGAGATTGCCAATACCCTGGGAGTCTCTGAACATACAGTGAAAAATCAGATAAAAAGTTCATTAAAGATTCTCAGAACAAAACTAGGGTTGATTCTTTACCTAGCTCTGCTTTTAAAATTCTAATTATTTACTTTTCTTAATCGGATAGCTTAATCTTTGCCTATACAATGTTTTTATGATTGTGTTTGAGAAAATAAAATATTTTTTCAGCATGACTAGCCCTTTGCCATAGCGTTACCTGTCTTAGTTAAAATTAGAAAAAACAGCTGGGGCTTATGAATAAATCGGAATTAATCGAATTAATAAAGAAGTATAGTAATGGCACTTGTACTGAAGGTGAAAAAATACTGCTGGAATCCTGGTATAACAAATTTGAACTTAATGATATTCCCCATTTAACAGAATTCCAATTTGAAGAAATCAACACTTCAGTTCCTAATATCATTGCTAACAAGAGAGAGAATAAGCTCTGGCCCCAAATAGCTGCTGTAGCATCAATAATTATTTCAATCTGCATTTGGTTTTATTTTTATAAAAGCGTAGGTACTGTCCGAACTGAAATCACTTTTAAAAACGAAATCAGGCCAGGAAAGAATGGTGCTACGCTAACATTGGCAAATGGTAAGAATATTACCTTATCAAATGCTATAAACGGAATTCTTGCTAAAGAGGCGGGCGTAAAAATTACTAAGTCCACTGATGGACAACTTATTTATGAAGTTTCGAATTCCTCTTCTGATAATGGATGGGGGGAATTACACTATAATACTCTGACAACAGCCAGGGGCGAACAATATCAGGTGCGTTTGCCGGATAGTTCGATAGTATGGCTTAACGCTGCCTCAGCTCTCAAATACCCTTCATCTTTTGCGTCACTCAAAGACAGGGTAGTAGAGTTGAGCGGCGAAGCCTATTTTCAGGTAGCAAAGGATAAAAAACGTCCTTTTATCGTTTACAGCAGAGGTCAGAAAGTAAAAGTTCTGGGGACGCACTTCAATATCAATGGATACGATGATGAATTTTCTGTTCAAACCACTTTATTAGAGGGCTCTATTGAAGTGACCTCTAAAAAGGAGATAAATCATCTATATCAGCGCGGAATAGCTGAAAATAAAACTGTAGTTATTAAACCTGGTCAACAGTCCCAAATCAGAAAAGGCCAGATTAAGATTTTAAGCAATGTTGATCTGGACGACATTGTTGCATGGAAAGATGGATATTTTATTTTCAATGAAAATCTTAAGAGCATTATGAATAAGGTGGCAAGGTGGTATAATGTAGAAATTTTCTATAAAAATGAGCCAGACCCTAAGCTTGCTTTTCAAGGTAAAATTGCCAGAAGTAGAAGTCTAAGTGAAGTACTTGGAATTATGGAAAGAACAGGAGCAGTAAACTTTAAAGTTGAAGGAAGGAGGGTTACAATTACGATAAATTAAATACTTAACTGTTAAGAATCCAAAAAATAAGCCAGAAGTGCTCGAAACACTGCTGGCTAAGTCTGGGTTCCGATAATAAAAATTTGAGATAGTTATCAACCTTAAACCAGAACTACAAATGTATAAAATTTATACTAAGAAAGATGGTGTGCTTAATCGGCACATCAGTAAATTATTGCTAATTATGCGATTAACTACTTTGATCTTAATAGCAACCATAATGCAGTTGAGTGCTACTGGCTATAGCCAGCGCATTTCTCTCAACATTAAGAATGCGCCATTAAACAATGTCATTAAAGAAATAAGCAGGCAAAGCGGCTACGAGTTTTTTTATAATAATGATTTGATTGAGAAAACCAGCCCAATTACAATTAATATAAGGAATTCATCTTTAGAAGAAGCATTAATTAAATGCTTCATTAATCAGCCTTTCACATTTGAAATCCGTAATAAAGCGGTTTCTTTAAAACCTAAAAGCCCATCAATTATTAAAAGCTTAAATAAAGCACTGTCTGAATTGTTTACTGAAATTGATATCAGGGGACATGTCGTTGATAATAACAATTTGCCTTTAGTTGGGACAACAGTTAAAGTGTTAAATAGCAATAAAGCAGTTTTAACGAATAATGAAGGGTATTTTGAATTATTAAATGTTGATGAAAAAGCAATTTTAATTGTAAGTTATATTGGCTACAAATCACAGCAGATACCAGCCCAGCAATCTGGGCCTTTAATTATTAAACTTGAACTTCAACCCTCAGACCTTGAAGGTGTAGAAATTGTGAGTACAGGATACCAAACTTTACCAAAAGAACGTACAACTGGTTCATTTGAAAAGATAGACAATAATTTATTTAATCGCGTAACAGGAACCACTGTCACATCAAGATTACTTGGAACTGTTGCAGGGGTGTATTTTAATAATAGATCGGCAACATCTCCAACTGGTGATGCGATATCAATAAGGGGAATAAGTTCACTAAATAATAATACCATTCTTACCAGGCCGCTGGTAGTATTGGATAATATCCCTTATGAAGGAGATCTATCTAATTTGAACCCAAATGATGTTGAAAATATCACAATTCTTAAAGATGCTGCTGCTGCTTCTATCTGGGGAACACGAGCTGGTAATGGTGTAATCGTAATAACTACAAAAAAAGGCGCATATGATAAACCTCTATCTATATCATTCAATGGAAATGTCACTATTTCAGAAAAGCCAGATTTATTTTACCTGCCTCAAATAAGTAGTTCAGATGCCATTGATGTTGAGAGGTTTTTATTTGCCAATCAGTATTATGATAACAAATTAACAACCACCAGTCCTTATCCTCCATTTTTAACCCCCGTAGTTGAACTATTAGCAAAGCAACGTGAACTGCCTTTATCAGATACAGAAGGAAGAGCACTGATAGATAATCAGATTAATGCCTTTCGTCAGTATGATGTACGTAACGATTATCTAAAATATATGTATAGGGACGCTATAAACCAACAGTATTCACTTAACATAAATGGTGGTAGTAAACAAGTTACCTATATGTTATCTGCAGGGTATGACCGAAACTTAAATAGTTTAGTAACTTCTACTTATAATAGAACATCCTTCCGATCTAATGTCACTTTTAAACCAATTAAACAGCTTGATATTCAAACCAGTTTTTTATACACAAGAACAAAAGACGTAAATTCTGACGAGGCAGCTGCTGGCGCGACATCATATGATCCTGGATTGTTCTACCCTTATGCTCGTTTGGCTGACGGCTCCGGCAACCATCTCGCGCCTGGCATGATCTATAATCCGACTTATCTTGACAACTTAAGTAAGGATTCCCGACTGGTTGACTGGAGATTTAAGCCTTTGGATGATCTTCATAAAACTGTCTTTACTGGAAATTCACAGGATATCCTATTCAACCTTGGCGTTACATACAATTTAAATTCAATACTGTCAGCAGACATCAAATATCAATATCAGCAAACTAATACAGATTCCAAAACATTGTACGACAAAGATTCCTACTATGTACGGAATCTGGTAAACACCTATACTGATCCAATTACCTTTGAGCGGGCTATTCCTTCTGGTGCAATAAATATTCCAAGGGAATCAATATTTAAAGCCCAAACTATCCGTGCACAGGTCAATGGGCACAAAATCTGGAATAATAAACATGAACTTAATGCAATTGCTGGTGCCGAAGCTCGAAAAAATTATGGATTGACAACAATTCAAAATACATTATATGGTTTTGATCCTAATACCAATTCTTTTTTAAATGTAGACTACAAGAACCCTGTCCAAACTTATTATGGAGGAACAGAATTAATACCTAACCAGCCATCAATAAATGATAATAACAATAGATTCACTTCTTTATTTTTCAACTCAGCATACACGTATAATAATCGTTATTCAATATCTGCAAGTGTTCGTAAAGATGCTTCAAATGTGTTTGGAGATAATGCCAATAAACGAGGGTCTCCTTTATGGTCTGGAGGTGCAAGTTGGGATATATCTAAAGAGAACTTTTATAGATTTGAATTCATACCTAATTTGAAACTTAGGGGAACATATGGCTATAGCGGAAACGTTGTAACTGGAGTTCCTGCGTATGCAGTTGTCACTTATCCTGGCAGTAATTCTATAACAGGACTTCCTTATGCACAGACTACTAATCCCCCTAATCCAGATTTAAGATGGGAAAAGGTCGGAATGTTAAATATAGGATTAGATTTTAGTATGAAGAATAACCGGCTTACAGGAAGTATTGAGTATTTTGATAAGCGCTCAAAAGATCTGGTCACTAACGCACCAATTGATCTTACCAAGGGATCATATACACAAACTTTAAATTCTGCTAACCTGCATGGAAAAGGAATTGATATAACTTTAAATTCTTTGAACATGAATATGTCCGATTTTCAATGGAGGAGCACTTTAATATTTAATTATAGCAGAACAATAGTGACCCGTTATTTATTAAAGGAAAATACTGCTCTGGATTACATTGGTCGGTCAAATTTTCTCAATCCAATTGAGGGAAAGGATGCGTATGCTGTTCTTGCATATAATTGGGCTGGCCTTGATTCTTCCAATGGAGAGCCTCAAGGTTATCTTAATGGCGAAGTGAGTAAAGATTATTCAAACTTATTGAATGCTAAAATAGAGGATCTTCGGTATTTTGGCTCTGCCACGCCAGTTTATTATGGAGCGTTTCGTAATACATTTTCCTTTAAAGGAATAGAAGTGTCAGCTAATATCCTTTATAAATTTGATTATTATTTTAAAAGACCCGGGATAAACTACAATAATCTTTATGCCATAGGTATGGGTAATGAAGAATATTCACGAAGATGGCAAAAACAAGGAGATGAAAAAATCACAGATATACCTGCTATGATCTATCCTCCAAACTCTGAACGTGATGATTTTTATAATGGCTCTGCGGCTACTGTAGAAAAGGCTGACCATATTCGCCTGCAAGATATTACAGTTGCTTATCTGCTCCAAAATAGGATACCAGGTCTGAAATCTGTCAGA from Pedobacter sp. WC2423 carries:
- a CDS encoding RNA polymerase sigma factor; the encoded protein is MILYSKLSDDELAVLLRDGDKTAFSEIYHRYKGILHVHAYKKLGDFEEAKDVIQDLFSTLWLKHKDMPLTTNISGYLYITIRNKIFNIIAHKKVISKYTDSITSFIDDNNFTTDLIMREKDLASIIEKEINALPPKMREVFILSRRKNMSHKEIANTLGVSEHTVKNQIKSSLKILRTKLGLILYLALLLKF
- a CDS encoding FecR family protein, which produces MNKSELIELIKKYSNGTCTEGEKILLESWYNKFELNDIPHLTEFQFEEINTSVPNIIANKRENKLWPQIAAVASIIISICIWFYFYKSVGTVRTEITFKNEIRPGKNGATLTLANGKNITLSNAINGILAKEAGVKITKSTDGQLIYEVSNSSSDNGWGELHYNTLTTARGEQYQVRLPDSSIVWLNAASALKYPSSFASLKDRVVELSGEAYFQVAKDKKRPFIVYSRGQKVKVLGTHFNINGYDDEFSVQTTLLEGSIEVTSKKEINHLYQRGIAENKTVVIKPGQQSQIRKGQIKILSNVDLDDIVAWKDGYFIFNENLKSIMNKVARWYNVEIFYKNEPDPKLAFQGKIARSRSLSEVLGIMERTGAVNFKVEGRRVTITIN
- a CDS encoding SusC/RagA family TonB-linked outer membrane protein translates to MYKIYTKKDGVLNRHISKLLLIMRLTTLILIATIMQLSATGYSQRISLNIKNAPLNNVIKEISRQSGYEFFYNNDLIEKTSPITINIRNSSLEEALIKCFINQPFTFEIRNKAVSLKPKSPSIIKSLNKALSELFTEIDIRGHVVDNNNLPLVGTTVKVLNSNKAVLTNNEGYFELLNVDEKAILIVSYIGYKSQQIPAQQSGPLIIKLELQPSDLEGVEIVSTGYQTLPKERTTGSFEKIDNNLFNRVTGTTVTSRLLGTVAGVYFNNRSATSPTGDAISIRGISSLNNNTILTRPLVVLDNIPYEGDLSNLNPNDVENITILKDAAAASIWGTRAGNGVIVITTKKGAYDKPLSISFNGNVTISEKPDLFYLPQISSSDAIDVERFLFANQYYDNKLTTTSPYPPFLTPVVELLAKQRELPLSDTEGRALIDNQINAFRQYDVRNDYLKYMYRDAINQQYSLNINGGSKQVTYMLSAGYDRNLNSLVTSTYNRTSFRSNVTFKPIKQLDIQTSFLYTRTKDVNSDEAAAGATSYDPGLFYPYARLADGSGNHLAPGMIYNPTYLDNLSKDSRLVDWRFKPLDDLHKTVFTGNSQDILFNLGVTYNLNSILSADIKYQYQQTNTDSKTLYDKDSYYVRNLVNTYTDPITFERAIPSGAINIPRESIFKAQTIRAQVNGHKIWNNKHELNAIAGAEARKNYGLTTIQNTLYGFDPNTNSFLNVDYKNPVQTYYGGTELIPNQPSINDNNNRFTSLFFNSAYTYNNRYSISASVRKDASNVFGDNANKRGSPLWSGGASWDISKENFYRFEFIPNLKLRGTYGYSGNVVTGVPAYAVVTYPGSNSITGLPYAQTTNPPNPDLRWEKVGMLNIGLDFSMKNNRLTGSIEYFDKRSKDLVTNAPIDLTKGSYTQTLNSANLHGKGIDITLNSLNMNMSDFQWRSTLIFNYSRTIVTRYLLKENTALDYIGRSNFLNPIEGKDAYAVLAYNWAGLDSSNGEPQGYLNGEVSKDYSNLLNAKIEDLRYFGSATPVYYGAFRNTFSFKGIEVSANILYKFDYYFKRPGINYNNLYAIGMGNEEYSRRWQKQGDEKITDIPAMIYPPNSERDDFYNGSAATVEKADHIRLQDITVAYLLQNRIPGLKSVRLYANVNNVGILWRANKKGIDPDIISGYRSPRTFSMGLTANF